The following proteins come from a genomic window of Denitromonas sp.:
- the fliO gene encoding flagellar biosynthetic protein FliO: MLRSVLWILMCLPLAGRAADAPSPAPAASSSLAGSLGQMAFGLVVVVGVLLVCLWLLKRLGAPRGSARGLKVLGAAPVGPRERVVLVEVADTVLVLGVAPGQVNMLHTVDPAALAMPPAAATDTPEANGFAARLKTLMETRKS; this comes from the coding sequence ATGTTGCGAAGTGTGTTGTGGATCCTGATGTGCCTGCCGCTGGCCGGCCGCGCGGCCGATGCGCCGTCGCCCGCGCCGGCCGCCAGCAGCTCGCTGGCTGGCAGCCTGGGGCAGATGGCCTTCGGGCTGGTGGTCGTGGTCGGGGTGTTGCTGGTCTGCCTGTGGCTGCTCAAGCGCCTCGGCGCACCGCGCGGCAGCGCCCGCGGGCTGAAGGTGCTCGGCGCCGCGCCGGTGGGCCCGCGCGAGCGCGTGGTGCTGGTCGAGGTGGCCGACACCGTACTGGTGCTCGGCGTGGCCCCCGGCCAGGTCAACATGCTGCACACCGTCGACCCGGCCGCGCTCGCCATGCCCCCGGCCGCGGCGACCGACACCCCCGAGGCCAACGGCTTCGCCGCCCGGCTCAAGACGCTGATGGAGACGCGCAAGTCATGA
- a CDS encoding LysR family transcriptional regulator, giving the protein MELVALRTFQTVVEEGGVLAASRKLNTVQSNVTGRIRRLEEELGVELFFRKGRGLELAPSGRVLLAYARRLLQLERQTAAAVRQIGEGSGELRIGTMETFAALHLPRALKAVRARHPMLELRVRTNTSAALAEAVLDHKLDCAFVAGPVTHPSLHFEELVVEELVQVSAPGISPVTHPLIFFREGCAYRTRALTWQRAIGHAVADAMEFGTLEGILGCVSVGLGWTLMPRAVVEQSGHADELVLEALPDDVGRVPTGMITLRDAPPMVAFKTLAAAIRRPDQGVPLKA; this is encoded by the coding sequence ATGGAGCTGGTGGCGCTGCGCACGTTTCAGACGGTGGTCGAGGAGGGCGGCGTGCTGGCCGCCTCACGCAAGCTCAACACGGTGCAGTCCAATGTGACCGGCCGCATCCGCCGGCTCGAAGAGGAGCTGGGCGTGGAGTTGTTTTTCCGCAAGGGGCGCGGGCTGGAGCTGGCGCCCTCGGGCCGGGTGCTGCTGGCCTATGCGCGCCGCCTGCTGCAGCTCGAACGCCAGACCGCCGCCGCGGTGCGCCAGATTGGCGAGGGCAGCGGCGAGCTACGTATCGGCACGATGGAGACCTTCGCCGCGCTGCACCTGCCGCGCGCGCTCAAGGCGGTGCGCGCCCGGCACCCGATGCTGGAGTTGCGTGTGCGCACCAATACCAGCGCGGCGCTGGCCGAGGCGGTGCTCGACCACAAGCTCGACTGCGCCTTCGTTGCCGGACCGGTGACGCATCCGTCGCTGCACTTTGAAGAACTGGTGGTCGAGGAACTGGTGCAGGTGTCGGCGCCGGGTATCAGCCCGGTCACCCACCCGCTGATCTTCTTCCGCGAGGGCTGCGCCTACCGCACCCGGGCGCTGACCTGGCAGCGCGCAATCGGCCACGCGGTGGCCGACGCGATGGAGTTCGGCACGCTCGAGGGCATTCTCGGCTGTGTGTCGGTCGGGCTGGGCTGGACGCTGATGCCGCGGGCCGTGGTCGAGCAGTCCGGCCATGCCGATGAGCTGGTGCTCGAGGCGCTGCCCGACGATGTCGGTCGCGTGCCCACGGGCATGATCACCCTGCGCGATGCGCCGCCGATGGTGGCGTTCAAGACGCTGGCGGCGGCGATCCGGCGCCCGGATCAGGGCGTGCCGCTCAAGGCCTGA
- the fliQ gene encoding flagellar biosynthesis protein FliQ — translation MTPATVIDIGRQAVEVTLLVAAPLFIAALVTGLLVSIFQAATQINEMTLSFVPKVIAIFVTLILAGPWMITLLTDFMIRMFESIPTVIG, via the coding sequence ATGACCCCGGCAACCGTCATCGACATCGGCCGTCAGGCGGTCGAAGTCACCCTGCTCGTCGCCGCGCCGCTGTTCATCGCCGCGCTGGTCACCGGCCTGCTGGTGAGCATTTTCCAGGCCGCCACCCAGATCAACGAGATGACCCTCTCCTTCGTGCCCAAGGTGATCGCCATCTTCGTCACGCTGATCCTCGCCGGCCCGTGGATGATCACCCTGCTGACCGACTTCATGATCCGCATGTTCGAGTCGATCCCCACCGTCATCGGCTAG
- a CDS encoding mechanosensitive ion channel family protein, with translation MTRPTVLYELGFLLFAGIGAWLLHRFFKVSLRARCDRYPPDDLRRLALRALQRLMWPVMTLVAVLIGRGVFQAMGAPSGLLDVAVPLLLSLATIRLLVYALRKGFRATPALKAWENIIGIGIWTMVALHLVGWLPAVQQGLDELAINIGSSRVSVLSTIKLVALIALLLTLAFWISGVLERRMRASAHMNPSMQVAFGKFSKFFLIALAIFLAIDAVGIDLTTLTVFGGALGVGIGFGLQRITSNFISGFILVLDRSIKPGDVISVGGNDAKYGWVQELRARYVVVRDRDGVERLIPNENLITSEVVNWSYTDTNTRVRIPVQISYDDDPEQAMALLLEAAKVSPRILTSPEPAARMLAFADSGIQLELRIWISDPENGIGNVRTDVNLAIWRLFKAAGITIPYPQRDLHVKALPTVLTHSPPTDAGN, from the coding sequence ATGACCCGACCCACCGTGCTGTACGAGCTGGGTTTTTTGCTCTTTGCCGGTATCGGCGCCTGGCTGCTGCACCGGTTCTTCAAGGTGAGCCTGCGCGCACGCTGCGACCGCTACCCGCCCGACGACCTGCGCCGGCTGGCGCTGCGCGCGCTGCAGCGTCTGATGTGGCCGGTGATGACCCTGGTGGCCGTGCTGATCGGGCGCGGCGTGTTCCAGGCCATGGGCGCGCCCAGCGGCCTGCTCGATGTGGCCGTGCCACTGCTGCTGTCGCTGGCCACCATCCGCCTGCTGGTCTATGCGCTGCGCAAAGGGTTTCGCGCCACGCCGGCACTCAAGGCCTGGGAAAACATCATCGGCATTGGCATCTGGACGATGGTGGCCCTGCATCTGGTGGGCTGGCTGCCGGCCGTGCAGCAGGGGCTCGACGAGCTGGCCATCAATATCGGCAGCTCCCGCGTGTCGGTGCTGTCGACCATCAAGCTGGTCGCGCTGATCGCGCTGCTGCTCACGCTGGCCTTCTGGATCTCGGGGGTACTCGAGCGGCGCATGCGCGCCTCGGCGCACATGAACCCCTCGATGCAGGTGGCCTTCGGCAAGTTCAGCAAGTTCTTCCTCATCGCGCTGGCCATCTTTCTGGCCATCGACGCGGTAGGCATCGACCTGACCACCCTCACCGTCTTCGGCGGCGCACTGGGCGTGGGCATCGGCTTCGGCCTGCAGCGCATCACCAGCAACTTCATCAGCGGCTTCATCCTGGTACTCGACCGCTCGATCAAGCCCGGCGATGTGATCTCGGTCGGCGGCAACGATGCCAAGTACGGCTGGGTGCAGGAACTACGCGCCCGCTATGTGGTGGTGCGCGATCGCGATGGTGTCGAGCGCTTGATTCCGAACGAGAATCTCATCACCTCGGAGGTGGTGAACTGGAGCTATACCGACACCAATACGCGGGTGCGCATCCCGGTGCAGATCAGCTACGACGACGACCCCGAGCAGGCCATGGCTTTGCTGCTGGAAGCGGCCAAGGTGTCGCCGCGCATCCTGACCAGCCCCGAGCCCGCGGCGCGCATGCTGGCCTTCGCCGACAGTGGCATCCAGCTCGAGCTGCGCATCTGGATCAGCGACCCGGAGAACGGCATCGGCAATGTGCGTACCGACGTGAACCTGGCAATCTGGCGCCTGTTCAAGGCGGCCGGCATCACCATCCCCTATCCGCAGCGCGACCTGCATGTGAAAGCGCTGCCCACGGTGCTCACCCACAGCCCGCCCACCGACGCCGGCAATTGA
- a CDS encoding GFA family protein, producing the protein MTAHNHARGTCLCGAVTVSVAQPAASVGACHCRMCRKWGGGPLLAVECGTEVSITGEDSVMVFDSSPWAQRGFCKHCGTHLFYRLKEAKQYHLPVGLFDEAPEFSFDQQIFVDEQPAYYRFANDTRNLTGAEVFALYAPPAD; encoded by the coding sequence ATGACAGCGCACAATCATGCCAGGGGCACCTGCCTGTGCGGCGCGGTGACGGTCAGCGTGGCGCAACCGGCCGCATCGGTCGGGGCGTGCCATTGCCGCATGTGCCGCAAGTGGGGCGGTGGCCCCTTGCTGGCGGTCGAGTGCGGGACCGAGGTCAGCATCACCGGCGAGGACAGCGTGATGGTGTTCGACTCGTCGCCGTGGGCGCAGCGCGGGTTTTGCAAGCACTGCGGCACCCACCTGTTCTATCGCCTGAAAGAGGCGAAGCAGTACCACCTGCCGGTCGGGCTGTTCGACGAGGCACCCGAGTTCAGCTTCGACCAGCAGATCTTCGTCGACGAGCAGCCCGCCTACTACCGCTTCGCCAACGACACCCGGAACCTGACCGGGGCGGAGGTGTTTGCGCTGTACGCGCCGCCGGCCGACTGA
- a CDS encoding YbfB/YjiJ family MFS transporter, whose translation MTEQRERLQVLSAGIFSLLLALGVARFAYTPLLPIMQAQAGLGVAEAGWLAAINYAGYLSGALIASLISDLVLKDRLYRIGLVVAILSTVMMGLTTDVTVWAISRFIAGLSSAAGMLLGTGLILNWLIRHNHRSELGIHFAGIGLGIAGCSAAVALMSHFFDWREQWFAFTAIGCVLLVPALRWLPPPDSSAVTKTGQKLVDAPPSPAFMRLFMAAYFCAGVGYVVSATFIVAIIDHLPGLAGRGWLVFLTIGVAGAPSCMVWDLIARRTGDLNALILASALQIVGIVLPVLADGLVPAMAGAILFGGTFIGMVSLVLTMAGRYYPTRPAKMMGKMTLSYGVAQIVAPAITGFIATRLGSYAGGLYLAAGVMVVGTVLLVVLKTVERRDAAASVAPA comes from the coding sequence ATGACCGAACAACGCGAACGTCTCCAGGTCCTCAGTGCCGGCATTTTCAGTCTGCTGCTGGCGCTGGGCGTTGCCCGCTTTGCCTACACGCCACTGCTGCCGATCATGCAGGCGCAGGCCGGGCTGGGCGTGGCCGAAGCCGGTTGGCTGGCCGCAATCAATTACGCCGGCTATCTGTCGGGGGCGCTGATCGCCTCGCTGATCAGCGATCTGGTCCTCAAGGACCGGCTCTACCGTATCGGTCTGGTGGTGGCAATTCTCAGCACCGTGATGATGGGGCTGACGACCGATGTCACCGTGTGGGCCATCTCACGCTTCATTGCCGGGCTCTCCAGCGCCGCCGGCATGCTGCTGGGCACCGGGCTGATCCTCAACTGGCTGATCCGCCACAACCACCGCAGCGAGCTGGGCATCCACTTCGCCGGCATCGGCCTGGGCATTGCCGGCTGTTCGGCGGCGGTGGCGCTGATGAGTCACTTTTTTGACTGGCGCGAACAGTGGTTTGCCTTCACCGCCATTGGCTGCGTGCTGCTGGTGCCGGCACTGCGCTGGCTGCCGCCGCCCGACAGCAGCGCGGTCACCAAGACCGGCCAGAAGCTGGTTGACGCGCCGCCGAGCCCGGCCTTCATGCGCCTGTTCATGGCCGCCTATTTTTGCGCCGGCGTGGGCTATGTGGTCAGCGCGACCTTCATTGTCGCAATCATCGACCATCTCCCCGGCCTGGCCGGGCGCGGCTGGCTGGTGTTCCTCACCATCGGCGTGGCGGGTGCGCCGTCGTGCATGGTGTGGGACCTGATCGCCCGCCGCACCGGCGACCTCAACGCGCTGATTCTCGCCTCGGCGCTGCAGATCGTCGGCATCGTGCTGCCGGTGCTGGCCGACGGCCTGGTGCCTGCGATGGCCGGCGCCATCCTGTTCGGCGGCACCTTCATCGGCATGGTCAGCCTGGTGCTGACCATGGCGGGACGCTACTACCCCACCCGCCCGGCCAAGATGATGGGCAAGATGACGCTCTCCTACGGCGTGGCGCAGATCGTCGCGCCGGCCATCACCGGCTTCATCGCCACGCGCCTGGGCAGCTACGCCGGCGGGCTGTACCTGGCCGCCGGGGTGATGGTGGTCGGCACCGTCTTGCTGGTGGTGTTGAAGACCGTCGAGCGGCGCGACGCCGCGGCATCGGTCGCCCCCGCCTAA
- the ntrB gene encoding nitrate ABC transporter permease: MSSLTLSAADAAPEKIDKAAAAATPAGAATRTPPATPAPRSRAAALQWLRTLIAAVSGIGALLAVWWMVADNVDSFPGPIPTWHAAVELFADPFYNNGPNDMGIGWNVLYSLQRVGIGFGLAALVGIPAGFLVGRFGFMRSASEPVISLLRPVSPLAWLPIGLLVFRDADLAAIWVIFICSIWPMIINTAAGVRAVPQDYLNVARVLALSEWKIVTRILFPAVLPHILTGVRLAVGTAWLVIVAAEMLTGGIGIGFWVWDEWNNLSVEHILVAILVIGVVGLALEYALLWLAKRFSYGGTV; the protein is encoded by the coding sequence ATGAGCTCACTGACCTTGTCCGCCGCCGACGCGGCGCCGGAGAAAATCGACAAGGCCGCCGCGGCGGCCACGCCGGCGGGCGCCGCCACCCGCACGCCGCCCGCCACGCCAGCACCGCGCAGCCGCGCAGCCGCCCTGCAGTGGCTGCGCACGCTGATCGCCGCCGTCTCGGGCATCGGTGCGCTGCTGGCGGTGTGGTGGATGGTGGCCGACAACGTCGACAGCTTCCCCGGCCCCATCCCCACCTGGCACGCCGCCGTCGAGCTGTTTGCCGACCCTTTCTACAACAACGGCCCCAACGACATGGGCATCGGCTGGAACGTGCTCTATTCGCTGCAGCGGGTCGGCATCGGCTTCGGCCTGGCGGCGCTGGTGGGCATCCCCGCCGGCTTCCTGGTCGGGCGCTTTGGCTTCATGCGCTCGGCCAGCGAGCCGGTGATCAGCCTGCTGCGCCCGGTCTCGCCGCTGGCCTGGCTGCCGATCGGCCTGCTGGTGTTCCGCGACGCCGATCTGGCGGCGATCTGGGTGATCTTCATCTGCTCGATCTGGCCGATGATCATCAACACCGCCGCGGGTGTGCGCGCCGTGCCGCAGGACTACCTCAACGTGGCGCGCGTGCTGGCGCTGTCGGAGTGGAAGATCGTCACCCGCATCCTGTTCCCCGCGGTGCTGCCGCACATCCTCACCGGTGTGCGCCTGGCCGTCGGCACGGCGTGGCTGGTGATCGTCGCCGCCGAGATGCTCACCGGTGGCATCGGCATCGGCTTCTGGGTGTGGGACGAGTGGAACAACCTGTCGGTCGAGCACATCCTGGTCGCCATCCTGGTGATCGGCGTGGTCGGTCTGGCGCTGGAATATGCCCTGTTGTGGCTGGCCAAGCGGTTCAGCTACGGCGGCACGGTCTGA
- a CDS encoding DUF2007 domain-containing protein — MGDDDGDWLMVARCLDPTEAHLLRACLEAAGLDAMVADANLVQTHSLIAVAVGGARVMVPEAQLERAKAVLEAYHRGDFALDDDTDVGEPRGD, encoded by the coding sequence ATGGGCGATGACGACGGCGACTGGTTGATGGTGGCGCGCTGCCTGGACCCGACCGAAGCGCACCTGCTGCGCGCCTGCCTCGAGGCGGCGGGGCTGGACGCCATGGTGGCCGATGCCAACCTGGTGCAGACCCATTCGCTGATTGCGGTCGCGGTGGGCGGGGCGCGGGTGATGGTGCCCGAGGCGCAGCTCGAACGCGCCAAGGCCGTGCTCGAGGCCTACCACCGGGGTGATTTCGCCCTCGACGACGACACCGACGTGGGCGAACCGCGCGGCGATTAG
- a CDS encoding ABC transporter ATP-binding protein has translation MNAPIVKVERVGMRFDTNKGPFVALRDIDLEIARGEFVSLIGHSGCGKSTLLNLIAGLTLPTEGVCLCNGREIGGPGPERAVVFQNHSLLPWMTCFENVYLAVERVFGATESKAQLKARTRAALEMVHMDHALQKYPNEISGGMKQRVGIARAFAMEPQILLMDEPFGALDALTRASLQDELMGVMGKTGATVVMVTHDVDEAVLLSNRVVMMTNGPAATIGEILEVKLDTPRERLKLAHDAAFAEYRAAVMEFLYQKQMKKAA, from the coding sequence ATGAATGCACCCATCGTCAAGGTCGAGCGCGTCGGCATGCGCTTCGACACCAACAAGGGCCCCTTTGTCGCGCTGCGCGACATCGACCTGGAGATCGCCCGCGGCGAGTTCGTCTCGCTCATCGGCCACTCCGGCTGCGGCAAATCCACGCTGCTCAACCTGATTGCCGGCCTCACCCTGCCCACCGAGGGCGTGTGCCTGTGCAACGGCCGCGAGATCGGCGGGCCGGGGCCGGAGCGCGCGGTGGTGTTCCAGAACCACTCGCTGCTGCCGTGGATGACCTGCTTCGAGAATGTGTACCTCGCCGTCGAGCGCGTCTTCGGCGCCACCGAGAGCAAGGCCCAGCTCAAGGCGCGCACCCGCGCCGCGCTGGAGATGGTGCACATGGACCACGCGCTGCAGAAGTATCCGAACGAGATCTCCGGCGGCATGAAGCAGCGCGTCGGCATTGCCCGCGCCTTTGCCATGGAGCCGCAGATCCTGCTCATGGACGAGCCCTTCGGCGCACTCGACGCGCTCACCCGCGCCAGCCTGCAGGACGAGCTGATGGGCGTGATGGGCAAGACCGGCGCCACGGTGGTGATGGTGACCCACGATGTGGACGAGGCGGTGCTGCTCTCCAACCGCGTGGTAATGATGACCAACGGCCCGGCCGCGACCATCGGCGAGATCCTCGAGGTCAAGCTCGATACGCCGCGCGAGCGGCTCAAGCTGGCGCACGATGCGGCCTTTGCCGAATACCGCGCGGCGGTGATGGAGTTCCTCTACCAGAAGCAGATGAAGAAAGCCGCCTGA
- a CDS encoding DUF1415 domain-containing protein: MNHDHYIAPVRHWLETLVIGLNLCPFAKRELVKDRVRFFVSEATTDEQLRMDLEAELALMADTPAIETTLLIHPQVLQDFFDYNQFINHTPRLLKQLGYRGTFQIASFHPDYQFGGTEPDDVENTTNRSPYPLLHLIREESLARAVANYPDPDQIPERNIALVEELGADRMRALLKACFDAPTQ; this comes from the coding sequence TTGAATCACGACCACTACATCGCCCCTGTCCGCCACTGGCTCGAGACCCTGGTCATCGGGCTCAACCTGTGCCCCTTCGCCAAGCGCGAACTGGTCAAGGACCGGGTACGCTTCTTCGTCTCCGAGGCAACGACCGACGAACAGCTGCGGATGGACCTGGAGGCGGAGCTGGCACTGATGGCCGACACCCCGGCCATCGAAACCACGCTGCTGATCCACCCCCAGGTGCTGCAGGACTTCTTCGACTACAACCAGTTCATCAACCACACCCCCCGCCTCCTCAAGCAGCTCGGCTACCGCGGCACCTTCCAGATCGCCAGCTTCCACCCGGACTACCAGTTCGGTGGCACCGAGCCGGACGATGTCGAGAACACCACCAACCGCTCGCCCTATCCGCTGCTGCACCTGATCCGCGAAGAGAGCCTGGCGCGCGCGGTGGCCAACTACCCCGACCCGGACCAGATTCCCGAGCGCAATATCGCCCTCGTCGAGGAACTCGGCGCCGACCGCATGCGGGCCTTGCTCAAGGCCTGCTTCGACGCGCCCACCCAATAG
- a CDS encoding DUF6976 family protein, with product MMPTEGLMPVPVVAGLIRDGHFLCLAGDEAALRQLPPGNWIGGTIPYFMSATGAVVSRELVYVQQIADFLSPPRLRFYDAASLPQLCRNAPEHGYSLLIVPAFSACHSDFARHAPNYEDMYLKPLAGWVAGTHLDDLGRASPHVVYGPTGQFSSELAVVMDVALPPSRFAHIDIVNRFKPGDGDAIRFTETGFSAQTCQVNGEPTHLADYLSARQIDTRLPLVADYCGASVNVSFKQVDTAAKRVEFYAPVFPGLSYRLATPAELPGSLAAGAGAPATFACNCILDFLYTGQHGRPANGLAGPATFGEIGYQLLNQTEVYLTIC from the coding sequence ATGATGCCCACTGAAGGACTGATGCCCGTGCCCGTGGTGGCCGGCCTGATTCGCGACGGTCACTTCCTGTGCCTGGCCGGTGACGAGGCTGCGCTGCGCCAGCTGCCGCCGGGCAACTGGATCGGTGGCACGATCCCGTACTTCATGTCGGCGACCGGCGCCGTGGTGAGCCGGGAGCTGGTGTACGTGCAGCAGATCGCCGATTTCCTGTCGCCGCCGCGCCTGCGTTTTTACGATGCGGCAAGCCTGCCGCAGCTGTGCCGGAATGCGCCCGAGCATGGCTACAGCCTGCTCATCGTGCCGGCGTTCAGCGCCTGCCACAGCGACTTCGCGCGCCATGCGCCCAACTACGAAGACATGTACCTCAAGCCGCTGGCCGGCTGGGTGGCCGGCACGCATCTGGACGATCTCGGTCGGGCGTCCCCGCATGTGGTGTATGGCCCGACCGGGCAGTTTTCATCTGAACTCGCGGTGGTCATGGATGTTGCGCTGCCGCCGTCCCGGTTTGCCCACATCGACATCGTCAACCGCTTCAAGCCGGGTGATGGCGACGCGATCCGTTTCACCGAAACCGGATTCTCTGCCCAGACATGCCAGGTCAATGGCGAGCCCACCCACCTGGCCGACTACCTGAGCGCACGGCAGATCGACACCCGCCTGCCGCTGGTGGCCGACTACTGCGGTGCGTCGGTCAATGTCAGCTTCAAGCAGGTGGATACCGCGGCCAAACGCGTCGAGTTCTATGCCCCGGTGTTCCCCGGGCTGAGCTACCGCCTCGCCACGCCGGCCGAGCTGCCCGGCAGCCTTGCCGCCGGTGCGGGGGCGCCGGCGACCTTCGCCTGCAACTGCATCCTCGACTTTCTGTACACCGGCCAGCACGGGCGTCCGGCCAATGGGCTGGCTGGTCCGGCCACCTTTGGCGAGATCGGCTATCAGCTGCTCAACCAGACCGAGGTCTACCTCACGATCTGCTGA
- a CDS encoding phasin family protein produces the protein MTKFTSPEQFADASKAGLEALLSQATTAFSRAERLAALNLNTSRAMLEDGALNTKAILAVKDPQELVKLQSSLAKPMVDKAVAYARSVYEIASEGQNELTQAFEAQIAEMNKAFSAALAQAEKSAPAGSEALFAAAKQSMATASNAYDTMSKAAKQAAEMTEANVAAATQATVKAVSGK, from the coding sequence ATGACCAAGTTCACCTCCCCCGAGCAGTTCGCCGACGCCAGCAAAGCCGGTCTGGAAGCCCTGCTGTCGCAGGCCACCACCGCCTTCTCGCGTGCCGAGCGTCTGGCTGCCCTGAACCTCAACACCAGCCGCGCCATGCTCGAAGACGGCGCCCTGAACACCAAGGCCATCCTGGCTGTGAAAGACCCGCAAGAGCTGGTCAAGCTGCAGTCGTCGCTGGCCAAGCCGATGGTCGACAAGGCCGTGGCCTATGCTCGCAGCGTGTATGAAATCGCCAGCGAAGGCCAGAACGAGCTGACCCAGGCTTTCGAAGCCCAGATCGCTGAAATGAACAAGGCCTTTAGCGCCGCCCTGGCCCAAGCCGAGAAGTCGGCACCGGCCGGTTCCGAGGCCCTGTTCGCCGCCGCCAAGCAGTCGATGGCCACGGCCTCCAATGCCTACGACACCATGAGCAAGGCCGCCAAGCAGGCTGCCGAGATGACCGAAGCCAACGTGGCTGCCGCCACCCAGGCGACCGTCAAGGCCGTCAGCGGCAAGTAA
- the fliR gene encoding flagellar biosynthetic protein FliR, with product MLEVTSAELNAWVAGLMLPLARILGMISSAPLFSNGAVPVRIRLAVGLAAAMAIVPALPPLPAIDPGSGIGLAVFVQQILIGVVIGFVMRLVFAAVDVAGELIGLQMGLSFATFFDPQSGGQTGVLAEFMGLLASLLFLAFNGHLMMIEVVVRSFEWLPIRPEPFAAIGWREAAGTGALLFAAGLLLALPLVAALLITNIAMGVLTRAAPQINLFAVGFPITMSAGFVVLLLSLDAFGPVMMHFYEQGFEAIAVVVQALSGTP from the coding sequence ATGCTCGAAGTCACCAGCGCCGAGCTCAATGCCTGGGTCGCCGGGCTGATGCTGCCGCTCGCGCGCATCCTCGGCATGATCTCGTCCGCCCCGCTGTTCAGCAACGGCGCGGTACCGGTGCGCATCCGCCTGGCCGTGGGCCTGGCTGCGGCCATGGCCATCGTGCCCGCGCTGCCGCCGCTGCCGGCCATCGACCCCGGCTCCGGCATTGGCCTGGCGGTGTTCGTGCAGCAGATCCTGATCGGCGTGGTGATCGGCTTCGTGATGCGCCTGGTGTTCGCCGCGGTCGACGTGGCCGGCGAGCTGATCGGGCTGCAGATGGGTTTGTCGTTCGCCACCTTCTTCGACCCGCAATCGGGCGGCCAGACCGGCGTGCTGGCCGAGTTCATGGGCCTGCTCGCCTCCTTGCTGTTCCTCGCCTTCAATGGCCACCTGATGATGATCGAGGTGGTGGTGCGCAGCTTCGAATGGCTGCCCATCCGCCCCGAACCCTTCGCCGCCATCGGCTGGCGCGAGGCGGCCGGCACCGGCGCCCTGCTCTTCGCGGCCGGCCTGCTGCTGGCCCTGCCGCTGGTCGCGGCGCTGCTCATCACCAACATCGCCATGGGTGTGCTCACCCGCGCGGCGCCGCAGATCAACCTCTTCGCGGTGGGCTTCCCGATCACCATGTCGGCCGGCTTCGTCGTGCTCCTGCTCTCGCTCGACGCCTTCGGCCCGGTGATGATGCATTTCTACGAACAGGGTTTCGAGGCCATCGCCGTGGTGGTTCAGGCCTTGAGCGGCACGCCCTGA